In the Candidatus Tisiphia endosymbiont of Melanophora roralis genome, AGCACCAAATGTACCTAAAGCGGCACAGAAATTCATCATAGCTACAGAAACATATCGTCCTAGTGGTTGTAGATACTCTGTTAGGTATAATTGGACTCCTGTGATTTCCCCCATAGAAGTCATACCTTGCACAATACGACATATTGTCACCAGCCAAGCTGCAGCAATCCCTATTTGAGCAAAAGTTGGCAAATTAGCCATGACAAAACAAGATATTGCCATTAAAAAAGTTGTAATGACTACAGATGCTTTTCTTCCTACATTGTCACCTATCCAACCAAATATTAATGCACCAAATGGTCTAAGCAAGTAAGTAGAACAAAAAGCAGCGGCTGAAAGAAGAGTAGCCGTATGCGGGTCAGTTTTTGGAAAAAACAACTCATTAAGCAAGCAATACCGCCATATGCACATAAAGCATTAAGTCAAAATACTCGAGAAATGTCCCTATTGAAAGTAATCCAACAACCTCTTTTTGTTCTTTAGTTAAACTAGTCTGTTTTTGCATAATCTTATTATCTGCTTGGATAATTTTGCTCATATAGTTGTTTAAACTTCACTGTTATGTTATCTATAGTTAACTATAATAATTAACCTTATTTCGATGTAAGACATTGGTTTAATAGTCTAGGGTGACATCACCCATAGGTTAATTACTTACTTCAATAATTGTTATATGCGTCACGATTAGAAATCAGTAATATAAATAATAAAGTAGAAAAATATATTAATCAAATGGTTTAACAATAACCATAACAACAGCCACTATCATCAACAGTGCTGGTACTTCATTAATGATACGATAAAATCTTTCAGAATGATTATTTTTGCCTTCAACAAAATTCTTCCTCCATCTAGCTAATAAACCATGAAAAATAGTGATACCTAGAACTGCTGTCATTTTTACGTAAAACCATGTTCCTAAAGCTACTAGCCCATATATGTAACTATTTATTATACCTAAAATATAAGTGCTGATCATAGCCGGATTCATAATTATTCTAAGTAACCTTTTTTCCATTAATTGAAACATCTTGTCAGTTTCACTACCTACTACAACTTTAGTGTGGTAGACATATAATCTTGGTAGGTATAGTAAACCTATCATCCAAGAAATTGCTGATACAAGATGGAATGCTTTAAACCATAAATAATAACTAGCCATTAATTTTACCCCATTACTTAGTTTTTTAAATTACAAGGACACATAGTAAAATTATAAGGACATACTCTTTTATTAATTGAACTACATATCAAATTTTTTGTATCGAAACCATAATTAACTAAATTTGATACCATTTTAGTTATGCTATTGATGAACAATTTATTTATTCCAAGAGCAGAAGTTCTAATATATTCTATTTTGTACTTACCAGCAATCTTTCTATATTCAATGTCCAATTCTACCAACGTTTCAACATGTTCTGATACAAATGCTATTGGGACTATTATAAGAGATTTATTTTCTTTGCCTGCTATCTCAATTTCATCCTCCGTATTAGGTTTAAGCCATTCCACTGGACCAACACGACTTTGATAAGTTATTTTATAATCTAAATTATCTATACTAAGCTTAGACACCAAACTTTCTACAGTCTTTTCAATCTGCCACTGATATGGATCTCCTGCTTTTATTATTTTTACAGGCAGACCATGAGCTGAAAATAATATACGAAAATTTTTTTTGTTTTTCAATTTTTTAAATGATTGCTTTATTAATGATAAATGAGCTTTAATAAATTCGTCATCGATAGGATAACAACAAATAGTTTTAATATTTTGGGAATATTCACTTTTATTTTTATAAAGAGAAGATATAAAATCTTTAATCGAAGATCCAGTAGTGGTGCTAGAAAAATGTGGGTATAATGGTAACAATATTATTTCTGAAGGGTTATACTCATTTATTTTTCTTACTGCTTCTTCGGAATCAGGATAAGAATAACGCATTGCTATAAAAATCCTAAAATCCTCTTTCAGAGTTTGTTTTAACTTCTCTGTAATAGCATCTTTTTGAGATTCTGTTTCTTGTAAAATAGGTGAATTATTACCTACTAGAGAATATATTTCCTGAGATTTTCTATTTCTAGTAATTGATATTATCTTAGCAAGAATAAACCTTAGGGGATTTGGTAGGTTAATAATTGCTTTATCATAAAATAAGTTAAATAGAAATCGTTTAACTGAGCTTAAGCTATTTGGTCCACCAAGATTAAAAAGTACGATGGCTATTTTTTTTTGAGATATTTTAGTATTTAAATTCTCTAACATAATTAACTAAAAACTCAACATTTTCAACTGGTGTATTTGGTAAAACACCATGTCCAAGATTAAATACAAAATTTTTTTCTTTAAAGTTTGCAATTATTTTACTTACTTTTTCTGCGATAATTTCTTTATTAGTAAGCAATATAAATGGGTCTAAATTACCTTGTACAACAATTTTCTTACTCCATAATTTCATGGCACTAGCTGGTACAAACTGATCTACTCCAATAGCATCCACTCCAGTATTACTAATATATTTTTCATATAAAATCCCAGAACCTCTTGGAAAACCTATAATCGGTAAATATGGAAACTGTTTTTTTAAAGCTACTACTATTTTTTTTGTTGGTTGCACTACAAACTGATCATATTCTGCTTCTTCTAATATCCCTGCCCATGAATCGAATAATTGTACTAAATCTGCCCCAGCTTTTACTTGTTCCTTTAAATGAATAATAGTTTTTTCAGTAATAAAGTCTAGGAGTTCTTGCGCTAGGTTATTATTTTCATAAATAAATTTTTTACTTGTTTCAAAACTTTGTTTGCCTCTTCCTTCAAGCATATAAGTCATTACCGTCCATGGACTACCGGCAAAACCTATCAATGCAGTATCAACTGGCAAATTTTCTTTAGTTTTATTGATTATTTCATAAATTACATTTAGTTTTCCATTAGAATTTCCTTCAAGATATTTAAAATCTTCTTTTGATTGAAATTTACGTAATATTGGTCCTATATTTTCTTCAAATTTTACATCCCAGCCAAGTGCATCAGGTAAAACCAAAATGTCAGAAAAAATTATAGCAGCATCAAAGCCATACCTCCTTATTGGTTGTAAAGTCACCTCTACAGCCTTATCAACATTATAGCATATATCTAAGAAACCACTAACAGTTTTTCTTATTTTTTGATATTCAGGTAAATATCTACCAGCTTGACGCATTAACCAAATAGGTACAAGATTATTTTTTTTCTTAAAAGTTTGTA is a window encoding:
- a CDS encoding MFS transporter gives rise to the protein MFFPKTDPHTATLLSAAAFCSTYLLRPFGALIFGWIGDNVGRKASVVITTFLMAISCFVMANLPTFAQIGIAAAWLVTICRIVQGMTSMGEITGVQLYLTEYLQPLGRYVSVAMMNFCAALGTFGALGIAFIVTSYNVNWRLAFWFGAGVALVGMIARATLRETPEFADAKRRLNRTFQQLKGIGSNIDVEHVMQDTLNIQEKINWKTTISLLLVDCASDVLLGLYAWC
- the hemJ gene encoding protoporphyrinogen oxidase HemJ — translated: MASYYLWFKAFHLVSAISWMIGLLYLPRLYVYHTKVVVGSETDKMFQLMEKRLLRIIMNPAMISTYILGIINSYIYGLVALGTWFYVKMTAVLGITIFHGLLARWRKNFVEGKNNHSERFYRIINEVPALLMIVAVVMVIVKPFD
- the hemH gene encoding ferrochelatase, translating into MLENLNTKISQKKIAIVLFNLGGPNSLSSVKRFLFNLFYDKAIINLPNPLRFILAKIISITRNRKSQEIYSLVGNNSPILQETESQKDAITEKLKQTLKEDFRIFIAMRYSYPDSEEAVRKINEYNPSEIILLPLYPHFSSTTTGSSIKDFISSLYKNKSEYSQNIKTICCYPIDDEFIKAHLSLIKQSFKKLKNKKNFRILFSAHGLPVKIIKAGDPYQWQIEKTVESLVSKLSIDNLDYKITYQSRVGPVEWLKPNTEDEIEIAGKENKSLIIVPIAFVSEHVETLVELDIEYRKIAGKYKIEYIRTSALGINKLFINSITKMVSNLVNYGFDTKNLICSSINKRVCPYNFTMCPCNLKN
- the hemE gene encoding uroporphyrinogen decarboxylase; the encoded protein is MNQLLQTFKKKNNLVPIWLMRQAGRYLPEYQKIRKTVSGFLDICYNVDKAVEVTLQPIRRYGFDAAIIFSDILVLPDALGWDVKFEENIGPILRKFQSKEDFKYLEGNSNGKLNVIYEIINKTKENLPVDTALIGFAGSPWTVMTYMLEGRGKQSFETSKKFIYENNNLAQELLDFITEKTIIHLKEQVKAGADLVQLFDSWAGILEEAEYDQFVVQPTKKIVVALKKQFPYLPIIGFPRGSGILYEKYISNTGVDAIGVDQFVPASAMKLWSKKIVVQGNLDPFILLTNKEIIAEKVSKIIANFKEKNFVFNLGHGVLPNTPVENVEFLVNYVREFKY